From the genome of Vibrio orientalis CIP 102891 = ATCC 33934:
CTCCACTCGTGTTTATTATTGGAAACAAGGTTTCCTGTATGGAAAACGAACCTGATTAAACGGAGACAATGATGACTCAAGAATTACTGAAAACACCTTTACATGCTCTTCATGTAGAGGCTGGCGCCAAGATGGTTCCATTCGCAGGCTACGATATGCCTGTTCAATACAAACTCGGCGTGAAGAAAGAGCACTTGCATACGCGTGATGCAGCAGGTCTTTTTGATGTATCCCATATGGGCCAGCTTCGTCTACACGGTGAAGGTGCGGCAGCGTTTCTTGAATCATTAGTTCCTGTAGACATTATTGACTTACCTAAAGGCAACCAGCGCTATGCTTTCTTTACTAATGAAGAGGGCGGCATCATGGATGACCTTATGGTAGCAAACCTTGATGACCACCTATTCGTGGTAGTCAACGCGGCATGTAAAGAGCAAGATATCAATCACCTTGAAGCGCACCTCCCTTCAGGTGTGGAGTTAGAGATCATTGATGATCGCGCATTGTTAGCCTTGCAAGGTCCTAAAGCGGTAGACGTGCTTAAGCGCTTTAATGCTCAAGTGGCTGACATGGTCTTTATGGATGTGAAGAAGCTTAATATTCTTGGCGTTGAATGTATCGTGAGCCGTAGTGGCTACACTGGTGAAGATGGTTACGAAATCTCTGTACCAAACTCACACGCTGAAGAGTTAGCACAAAAGTTAACTTCAGAAAAGGAAGTAGAGTGGATTGGCTTGGGTGCACGTGATTCACTGCGCTTAGAGTGTGGCCTGTGTCTATACGGTCATGACCTAGACACAACAACGACGCCAGTAGAAGCGAGCCTACTGTGGGGCATTCAAAAGATTCGTCGTACTGGCGGTGAGCGCGAAGGCGGCTTCCCTGGTGCAGATATCATTCTTAAGCAGCTTGAAACTAAAGATGTTTCTCGTAAGCGTGTTGGTCTAGTAGGCCAAACGAAAGCGCCAGTGCGTGAAGGTGCTGAGCTGTTCGATGCGGATGATAACAAAATTGGCGTTGTAACCAGTGGTACCGCTGGGCCAAATGCAGGCAAGCCTGTTTCAATGGCTTATGTTCGTGCAGATCTGGCGGCAATTGGTACAGAAGTTTACGCCGATGTACGTGGTAAAAAGTTGGCAATGACGGTAGAAAAAATGCCATTTGTGCCACAGAGATACTTCCGCGGTTAATCAAATGTGACGAACCATTGCTTTGTGTGCTAAAACCTCTCTTAGGAGAGGTTTTTTTGTATGGCTTTTCTCGTACAATAAAACGGATTTTATAAAAGGTAGTAATTATGAGAAGTATTTCTGTTTTAGCTTCTTCTTTATTGGCATTTAGTGCTCATAGTGCAGAAGTAACCCCTTATATCGTTAACGGGACCGATATCAGTGCGTCCAGTTACCCAGATTTTGTCAGTCTTTTTTATGACCGTATAAACTACGATGGCTTGTATGGCAAAGGGCCTTACTGTGGTGGTACGTTATTGGATGAACAACATGTGTTGACTGCGGCACACTGTATTTACGGGGACTCCAACTACCAGTTATTTACCTCTGTGGTGCCACAGTTACAGAATGAAAGTGATTTTCCTAACTCCGTTCAGCAACGGGTTATGGTCAATGAGTACTACTACCCAAGTACTTACAATGACTCCACCCTTTACGATGATATTGCCATCGTAAAGCTAGCTAGCCCAATTACGGCTGTAAACACTTATGTTGCTCTTGCAGATGACAGTGAACGTGGGACTTACCGCCAGACATCAGAAGATTTTTATGCAGTTGGGCATGGCAATACCGAAAGCAATTATGATTCAACGAAAGAACTACAACGAACGAAGTTGAAATGGGTTGATAACACTACATGCGATGCTAACTATACGACCGATGCCAGCGAGAATCTATGTATGGATGGCGCAGCAACTGTAACGTATGACAATGCAACGTGTCAGGGTGACTCTGGGGGGCCACTTTATTGGAATGGTAAACAAGTCGGTATTACCAGTTTTGGTCCACAAACATGTGGTAACCCCGCTGTAACCGCAAACTCTGTGTTCACTGAAGTTGCGCTTACGAAGCACAAAGATTGGATTAACTCTGTACTAAGTGGCAATGAAGCACCAATAGTAACGGTTACTGATGCGCAAAGAAATACAGCATTAGGTATTACAACACCAACTGATTCAGGTGGCGGCGGTGGTTCGTTGGGCATATTTGTTTTATCTGCGCTCGGTTTGCTTGGCTGGAGACGTAGACTTAACTCGTCGAACTTTAAGTAATTAAATCTATAAAATAGGAGTTATCAACTAAACTAAAGATCAGTTCATCATGGATTCGATGTTATGCCTAAGTTGTATTGGTCTTTATGGTTGTTGATATACTCCTCTTGTAATTATGCTGTTGAAATTCAGCCATATATTGTCAATGGCACTAACGCGAATATCGTAAACTACCCCTCATTTTCTAGTCTCTTTTATCGTTCTGATAGCGTCTACAGTACGTCGTCATATTGCGGTGCGACCATGATCAATTCTCGGTATGTTTTGACGGCTGCCCACTGTATCTACGGTGATGACAATCTAATGCTACACACCGTAGTCGCGCCTCAACTGGAAGATGAAAGCAATTTTCTTTCCTCCCAACAAGCAAAAGCGAAAGCGTTTTATTACCTCGACAGCTACGTTGATTCTGCGAGTGCTTTGTGGCGAGACGATATCGCCATCATCGAGCTAGAAACGGCGCTGGCGGTGTCTGATTACACTTCGATACTGAACACCACAATCAATAACGCTTTCTCAGACAGTGACGAGTACAAGGCGGTTGGTCACGGTTACATCGAAGGTAATGTTGCGGGCGGCACTTTGTTACTAGAGACAGACCTTACCTACATCAGCACACAATCTTGTCAGTCCATTTATGGCAATGCCTTAACGTCAAGCCACTTGTGTTTTACCGGACCGATTCAGGGGGGGTATCGTAACTCTACTTGTAATGGAGACTCAGGCGGCCCGGTGTATTGGTATAACGGTAGCCAGTATATTCAAATTGGGATCACCAGTTTTGGTCCGGCCTCTTGCGGTGATACTAGTGTTAATGTGACCTCTGTGTTTACTGATATACATGACTACCAAGCATGGATTGGACGAGTGATTAATGGCCAAGAAGTACCAAAGGCTTATGTCGTCACCTCCGGTGGTGTGCGAACGCTGATTAATAATGATTCTAGCTCAAGGGTAGAAGCCGAATCGACACCAAGTCAGGGTAGTGAGTCGAGTGGTGGAGCGTTTGGATTATTGAGTACACTTATTTTAGCACTACTACTTTTAGTCAAGCATCCAGTCGCATTAGGCCGAAATGAGTCTAGTTAACATGTTTCTCACAAATAAGAATTGCACTACAACTGTATGAATATTATGAATGTTTCATGATTTAAACATAAGGCGTAGTTAAACCACATGTTGACTATTTGTGTCTAAACGATAGTTTTAAGTCACCGATAGAGATGCGTTGAGGTTTCCGCTATGACGAACAATGATGTTTACCAAATTACCCTTATTTCTGATATCAGTATGCAGTCGAAACTGCTGAAGGACTCATTGGAGAAAGGTCTCCCTATTCAGGTTAATATCGTTTCTTCTGACGCGTTGAGGGCGATTGACTCCAACGGTGGGAAAATCGATGAGCTAGTCTTGATTGATTTCCATTATTTAGATGATGAAAAGTTCGAGTACTACAACAGCGCTAAGACTCAAAGCAAAGCAACGATTAAGGAAATTGTGTTTAACTGCCCAGTTGAAGCTCCTTCTAGTCAGCTCTTTAAGTGGCGCAACTTAGTCGGCGTGTTTTATATCGATGATGATGTGTCATTGTTATTGAAAGGCATGGACAAGATCATGAATGACGAGATGTGGTTATCGCGTAAGGTTGCTCAGGACTATATCGAGCATTTCCGCTGTGCCAATACGGTGACCACGTCACAAGCCTATGCCAACCTGACTAAACGTGAAAAGGAAATAATGCGCTTACTTGGTCATGGGGCATCTAACGTGCAAATTGCTGATGAGTTGTTTGTCAGTGAAAACACGGTGAAAACTCATCTACACAACATCTTCAAGAAAATCAATGCAAAGAATCGCCTTCAAGCACTGCTGTGGGCCAACAATAATATTGCCTTGGAAGAGCGCGTTTAGCGTCAACCTGTAAAATCTCGATTCTAAAAAGGTCTGATATCGCTATCAGACCTTTTTTATTTAGAATACACAGTGCTTGGTGTAGCTGGCTGCGTCATTAGCGCTCCAGTCACCTTTAGGTGTTTCTTCAAGATCATTACACCAAGCTTCACTACCGACAGCATCTTGTAGCACGCAGTGTTTCGCGTAATCAACCGCGCTTTGCGCGTTCCATTCACTCTTTGGCGTATCCGCCATGTTATCGCACCAAGCCTGTGTACCGACTTCATCTTTACATGCACTCAAAGCTAATAACGTAAATAAAGCTAACGTAATTTTCTTCATCTCAATTTCCCTAATACTGTTCGGCGCAACTATACCTAAAAAGCAAAAAATGTGTGTAAGTAAAAGATTAAAACAGCGAAAAACAACCCATCGAAACGTTTCGATGGGTGAGGTAGGTCACTTTGCTTAGCTGATCTCCGGCGTCAAAGCGGATCAAATTCACACTCTATAAATTGCACTCTCGTAATTCTTGAGTGAGCGATTAATATTCTATCGAAACGTTTCGATGAGTTTTCTCTCAATAACAAGAGCGATAAAAACGACGAAACTCACGCTGGTTTGAACGTGTACTCGATAGGTCGATGAAATGAAAAAAAGTACCCTAATAAATTCTGAGCTTTCCTACTTAGTGGCTACATTGGGCCACACTGATGAAATCACTATTTGTGATGCTGGTTTGCCTATTCCCGATGAAGTTCAGCGTATCGATTTAGCGCTTACTCATGGCGTCCCTTCATTTCTAGAAACAGTTAAAGTGATCATGAGTGAATCACAAGTTGAGGGCGTGATTATTGCTGACGAGTTTGTCACGGTAAGCCCCAACCATCACGATGCGCTTGTAGAGCAGATCAAAGCGGAAAGCGAAGCGAGCGGAAAATCAATCTCAGTGACTTATGTTTCTCATGAAGAATTCAAATCTCGTACGGCGAATAGTCGTGCGGTGGTTCGTACTGGTGAATGCACACCTTATGCGAACGTGATATTTCAAGCTGGTGTGGTTTTTTAGCGCCCGTAACGGAAAGGAAGAATTATGACTCAAGCCATCTTACAGCTGAGTTCGATTGAAAAGGCTTTTCCGGGTGTGAAAGCGCTCGATAAGGCCAGCCTAAATGTGTATCCGGGGCGCGTGATGGCGCTGATGGGAGAAAATGGCGCAGGCAAATCGACCTTAATGAAAGTGCTAACTGGTATCTACTCTATGGATGCTGGGTCAATTCACTATCAAGGTGAACCCGCGGCATTTAAAGGTCCGCGAGACTCACAGCAAGCGGGCATCAGCATTATCCACCAAGAGCTCAATTTAATCCCTGAGCTGACCATTGCAGAGAATATCTTTCTCGGTAGAGAGTTCACCAGCGCATTTGGTGGGATTCAATGGGGCAAAATGTATGATGAAGCGGACAAGTTGCTAGCACGTCTTAACGTCAAACATAGTTCAAAAACCTTGCTCGGTGATTTAAGTTTGGGCGAGCAGCAAATGGTAGAGATCGCTAAAGCACTATCGTTTGAATCCAAAGTCATCATCATGGATGAGCCGACGGATGCGTTGACTGACACTGAGACTGAATCTCTGTTTA
Proteins encoded in this window:
- the gcvT gene encoding glycine cleavage system aminomethyltransferase GcvT yields the protein MTQELLKTPLHALHVEAGAKMVPFAGYDMPVQYKLGVKKEHLHTRDAAGLFDVSHMGQLRLHGEGAAAFLESLVPVDIIDLPKGNQRYAFFTNEEGGIMDDLMVANLDDHLFVVVNAACKEQDINHLEAHLPSGVELEIIDDRALLALQGPKAVDVLKRFNAQVADMVFMDVKKLNILGVECIVSRSGYTGEDGYEISVPNSHAEELAQKLTSEKEVEWIGLGARDSLRLECGLCLYGHDLDTTTTPVEASLLWGIQKIRRTGGEREGGFPGADIILKQLETKDVSRKRVGLVGQTKAPVREGAELFDADDNKIGVVTSGTAGPNAGKPVSMAYVRADLAAIGTEVYADVRGKKLAMTVEKMPFVPQRYFRG
- a CDS encoding S1 family peptidase, with translation MRSISVLASSLLAFSAHSAEVTPYIVNGTDISASSYPDFVSLFYDRINYDGLYGKGPYCGGTLLDEQHVLTAAHCIYGDSNYQLFTSVVPQLQNESDFPNSVQQRVMVNEYYYPSTYNDSTLYDDIAIVKLASPITAVNTYVALADDSERGTYRQTSEDFYAVGHGNTESNYDSTKELQRTKLKWVDNTTCDANYTTDASENLCMDGAATVTYDNATCQGDSGGPLYWNGKQVGITSFGPQTCGNPAVTANSVFTEVALTKHKDWINSVLSGNEAPIVTVTDAQRNTALGITTPTDSGGGGGSLGIFVLSALGLLGWRRRLNSSNFK
- a CDS encoding S1 family peptidase; translated protein: MPKLYWSLWLLIYSSCNYAVEIQPYIVNGTNANIVNYPSFSSLFYRSDSVYSTSSYCGATMINSRYVLTAAHCIYGDDNLMLHTVVAPQLEDESNFLSSQQAKAKAFYYLDSYVDSASALWRDDIAIIELETALAVSDYTSILNTTINNAFSDSDEYKAVGHGYIEGNVAGGTLLLETDLTYISTQSCQSIYGNALTSSHLCFTGPIQGGYRNSTCNGDSGGPVYWYNGSQYIQIGITSFGPASCGDTSVNVTSVFTDIHDYQAWIGRVINGQEVPKAYVVTSGGVRTLINNDSSSRVEAESTPSQGSESSGGAFGLLSTLILALLLLVKHPVALGRNESS
- a CDS encoding LuxR C-terminal-related transcriptional regulator, with amino-acid sequence MTNNDVYQITLISDISMQSKLLKDSLEKGLPIQVNIVSSDALRAIDSNGGKIDELVLIDFHYLDDEKFEYYNSAKTQSKATIKEIVFNCPVEAPSSQLFKWRNLVGVFYIDDDVSLLLKGMDKIMNDEMWLSRKVAQDYIEHFRCANTVTTSQAYANLTKREKEIMRLLGHGASNVQIADELFVSENTVKTHLHNIFKKINAKNRLQALLWANNNIALEERV
- a CDS encoding DUF3012 domain-containing protein, giving the protein MKKITLALFTLLALSACKDEVGTQAWCDNMADTPKSEWNAQSAVDYAKHCVLQDAVGSEAWCNDLEETPKGDWSANDAASYTKHCVF
- the rbsD gene encoding D-ribose pyranase, which translates into the protein MKKSTLINSELSYLVATLGHTDEITICDAGLPIPDEVQRIDLALTHGVPSFLETVKVIMSESQVEGVIIADEFVTVSPNHHDALVEQIKAESEASGKSISVTYVSHEEFKSRTANSRAVVRTGECTPYANVIFQAGVVF